In Erigeron canadensis isolate Cc75 chromosome 1, C_canadensis_v1, whole genome shotgun sequence, a single window of DNA contains:
- the LOC122600843 gene encoding 60S ribosomal protein L12, which yields MPPKFDPSQVVDVYVRVTGGEVGAASSLAPKIGPLGLSPKKIGEDIAKETAKDWKGLRVTVKLTVQNRQAKVSVVPSAAALVIKALKEPERDRKKVKNIKHSGNISLDDVIEIAKVMRPRSMAKELQGTVKEILGTCVSVGCTVDGKDPKDLQEEIANGDVEIPLD from the coding sequence ATGCCGCCGAAATTCGACCCATCGCAAGTCGTCGACGTTTACGTCCGGGTAACCGGAGGTGAAGTCGGCGCGGCGTCATCTCTGGCTCCCAAAATCGGACCACTCGGTCTGTCCCCCAAAAAGATCGGAGAAGACATCGCCAAAGAGACCGCCAAGGACTGGAAGGGGCTGCGTGTGACGGTGAAGCTGACTGTTCAGAACCGTCAAGCGAAGGTGTCGGTGGTGCCGTCAGCGGCGGCGCTGGTGATAAAGGCGTTGAAGGAACCGGAGAGGGACAGGAAAAAGGTGAAGAACATTAAACACAGTGGGAATATAAGCCTGGATGACGTCATCGAGATTGCTAAAGTGATGAGGCCGAGATCCATGGCGAAGGAATTGCAAGGGACAGTGAAGGAGATATTGGGGACGTGTGTGAGCGTTGGATGCACCGTTGATGGAAAAGACCCCAAGGATCTCCAAGAAGAGATTGCTAATGGTGATGTTGAAATCCCTCTTGATTGA